The DNA sequence GTTGGGGCAGATTGTCTGGCCTCCTTGGAGTTTAGCCGAATCGGTGTCAGAGGGGGCGGCGCTAAAACTTAAGTCCCTCAAAATCATTGGGAATCAGATAATCTCTAGCAAAGCGATCAAGAGCCAGTTAACCATCTCCCTCCCTACTATCTGGCCCTGGAAAAAACTGCCGACCTTTACCGAGGGAGAGTTGGAGGCAGACCTGGAGAGGGTCAAGGCCCTCTATCGGCAGCAGGGTTTTTAACCACACCGAGGTTAGCTCCACGGTGCAACAGGACGCCAAAGGCCAAGCGGAGGTAACCATTCATCTGAACGAAGGACCGTGGATACAGGTTGCCAACATTGAAATACGCCTCTTGGATCAGGATGCCGCCCTCGATCTAGCCCCACTGGAGAGCGATCGCCCTCTAAAAACAGGCGACCGGTTCATCGAAGGCAGCTATGACAATCTGAAGCGTCTCTACTTAAATTATCTCCTGGAACATGGATATCCCCGGGGAAATGTAGAGGGCAAGGTTTATCTGGACGAGGAGAAGAACAGCGCAGATATTGTGCTTTCCATCTCTTCCGGTCCTCTCTCTTCCTTCGGAGAGTCCAGGGTTGCTGGCAGGCCGGAAACCCCCGATTATATTATCCTCCGAAAGATGACCTTTAAACCGGGGGAGCGCTTTGATTTCCGGAAGATTTACCAGAGTCAAAAGGACTTATATAAGTTAGATCTCTTTAGCAGTGTGGCCGTCACTCCGGAGGAAACAGCCGCTGACGAAGCCGATATTCCGATCAGTATCAGGGTAAAAGAAAAACCAAAACGGTCCTTCACCGGAGGTCTCGGTTGGGGGACCGAAGACCAGGTGCGAGCCCGTTTAGGCCTGCGTTGGCGCAATATCGGAGGTGGAGGCCGCTACCTCGATTTTGAAGGTAAATTTTCCAGCATCGACTCGAAGTTTGCCAGCACCTTTA is a window from the Desulfobacca acetoxidans DSM 11109 genome containing:
- a CDS encoding POTRA domain-containing protein, whose protein sequence is MLLAFWLLGQIVWPPWSLAESVSEGAALKLKSLKIIGNQIISSKAIKSQLTISLPTIWPWKKLPTFTEGELEADLERVKALYRQQGF